The sequence AGCGTGCCCAGGGTGAGGGCCTGCGGGTAGGCCGCGGGCTCCTGCAGGAGCCCGCCGCACAGCAACAGCAGTGCGGTGAGCGCGCCCAGGAACAGGGTGAACGTGCCGAACAGCAGCGGTGTGGCGGCGGCCGTGAAGTCCTGCAGGCCTCGGCTGCCGGCCAGCCTGCGGCGGGCGCCCGTGCTGAGCAGGTGGGCGCACCAGGCCGCCGGGGCGCAGGCCAGCGTGAGGGCCAGGGCGGGTGCGATGGCCGTGGGCCATGGGCCGTCCGGCGCGCCGGTCGGCAGGGCATCGGGGCCGCCCGTCAGGACGGCGTCGAGGAGGCCGTCGCCGAAGAGGGCGTACCCAAGCAGCCAGAGGGTCCACGCGCGCGTGCCGGTGCCCGTGCGCCACGCGCGCGCTGCGCCACGGCCCGCCAGCGGGCCGTGGCGCAGCAGCGCGCGTGACGAGGGCGAGGGCGAGGACACCGGCGAGGGCGACGAGGAGGCGGAGGTGTCCCTCGGTGAGGCGCAGTCCGGCGGTGGTGGCCGCGCCGAGCGCACCGGGCAGGAGGGCGAGCAGGACCCGGTCGGCCCGTACGCGGGGTACGGGCGGGGGCCCCGGCTCGGGGCACTCCTCGCCGCTGCCGCGCGGCACGCGCGCGTACAACTCCTCGGCCAGCGAGAAGACATCACGATGCCGGAACCGGGCCGCGGCCCGGTCGGTGATGCCGTGCGCCTCCAGCCCGGCGGCGATCTCCAACGGGTCCACCGCCCGCTCGCACAGCGCACGGTGCCGGTGCAGCAGGGCCTTCACGGGGTCGGCGGCACCGCGCCGGGGCGCGGTGCGCACCGGTGAGCCGGGGGCGCTCACGGGGGCCGAAGCCGCCGCGGGTCCACGCCTGTGGGGCGCGGCCCCGGTCCACGGTTCGGCGCCGCTGGGCATGCGGGGCCGGTCGGATCCGCCGAACCCGTCTTCGCCGCCGTGGTGGTCGTCGTCCTGTGCGTCCATCACGCCCCCTCCGCCGCCGCCAGTGGTGTCGCGCGCACCGGTGCGGTCGTGGCCCAGCCGGGGACGGTCCGGGGCAGGACACGGGCCGTGGGGCCGGTCCAGCGGCCGGGGACGCGGGATTCGGCGGGCGCGGCGAACGGCAGCGGTTCGCCGGCCGCGTCGAGGACCACCCGCCGGACCGGGCAGTGCGAAACGATCTGCAGGTAAATGCTGTGAAATGCCGAGACGTTCTGCTCGACGGTGAACAGCTCGAGCGCGCGGGCGCGCGCGGCGGCACCGAGGCGCTCACGGCGCTCGGGGTCGTGCAGCAGCGCCACGCACGCCTCGGCGAGCGCCCGTGGATTGCGCGGGGGCACGACGAGCCCGGTGCCGCCGATGACCTCCACCACCGCGCCGACGTCCGTGGACACCGTGGCCCGGCCGCAGAGCATGGCCTCGACGAGGCCGATGGGGAAACCCTCCACCACGCTGGACAGCACGACCACCGCGCCGGCGGCGTACGCGTCGGGCAGGGCCGGGGCCTCGGGGCCGCCGATCTCCTCGAAGGAGACCGGATTGTCGCCGACGGCGTGCGCACCGTCCGCCTCGTCCGGGAAGAGCTGTGCGGCAAGGGCCCGGCAGTGGCCGAGGTAGGCCGCGCCCTCGGGGCCGAAGGGCGCGCCGACGATTCTGAGGCGCGCCTTGGGCTCCTCCTTGCGGACCTCGGCGAAGGCGTGCAGCAGCGAGATCAGGTCCTTGGCGGGCTCGACGCGCCCGACCCACACCAGGGTGTCGGGGTCGGCGCGGTCGGGGGACTCGCCGACCTCCGCGAAACGGGCGGCGTCCATGCCCGGGTGGACCGTGCGGATCCTGGCCCGGTCGGCGCCGCACCGTTCCTGCCAGCGGCGGGCGTGCGCGTTGCCGGGTGTGAGGATCTCGGCGCGGCGGTAGACCTCGGCGGCGAGCCGGCCGTGGAAGGCCGCCAGGAGCGCTCGCACGGCGGGTGCGGCGGCGTCGGGGCCGAGGGCCAGGTAGTGCGAGCGCAGTTGCACGCCGTACTCGGTGACGAGCAGGGGTACGCCGCAGAAGTGCCGGGCGAGCAGCCCGGGGAGGGCGGCGGGGCCGCCGGCGGTGGCGTGGCTGAGGTCGGCCGCGCCGAGGCCGTCGTCGCCGTACCAGTCGAGGGAGAGGGGGCGCAGGGTGCGTTCGAGGTGCGCGGTGACGGTGAGCAGGTCGGGGACGCGCGCCTCGTGCGCCGTGCGCAGCGCGCCGGGAGCGCGGCAGGCGCGTTCCAGGGCGCGTACGGCGGCGTCCGAGCGCAGGGCACCGGCCAGTCCGCCCTTTTCGCGGGCGAGTTCCGCGAGTCCGTACAGCGCGCTGCCGAAACGGTCCGCCAGATCGGCGGACCCTGCCCCGGCCCCGTCTCCCGACGCGCCGTCGCGCGCGCTGCCGATGCCCTGGGCGGCTCCGGCGCACACCGCCGCGACCAGCTCCCCGTAGCACTCGGTGAAGCGCCGGCGCGCGCGTCGGCCGTACCCGGTCGCGTCGTCCCCGGCCGTCCACAGCGGCGCCGTACGCACCCGGCTCACCTGCGGCGGGAGCGGGACCCAGCCCTCTTCCTCCTGGCGCCGGCTGCGGCTGAGCGCGTAGATGTCGAACTCGTGCTGCTCGAGCCCGCGCACGAGCCGGTCGCACCACAGTCCGGCGTCACCGCTCACATACGGGTAGCCACCCTCCGTAAGCAGTCCGATGCGCACGTGTGCACCCCCGATCTCCCTTCTGGGGAGCCGCCGTTGTCCCGGCGGCTCGCAGCGGGACGAACGTAAGCGGACAAGGCGGTGGCGCGACGGACGGTTGTCCATCGCGCCACCAAAAGGGGTGAACGGTCGTAACTTTCGCGTGCGGGTCGCGTTCCGTCGCGCTATGAGTTCAGAGCGTCATCCGTCATGCGCGAAACGTTACGCCACGGCCGGTTCGCGCCGGGCCGCGCGGCGCCGGGCCGCCAGCTCCGGGTCGAGCGCGGGGACGGCGGCCAGGAGCTGCCGGGTGTACGGCTCACGCGGACTGTCGTACACCTCGTCGGCGGGCCCGTACTCGACGACCCGGCCGCGGCGCATCACCGCGACCCGGTCGCTGACCTGCCGTACGACGGCGAGGTCGTGGGCGATGAAGACCAGCGCGAGGCCGAGTTCCCGCTGCAACTCGCCGAGCAGGCCGACCACCTGGGCCTGTGTGGTGACGTCGAGTGCGGAGACGGGCTCGTCGCAGACGATGACGCGCGGCTCGGCGGCGAGCGCCCGGGCGATGCCGATGCGCTGGCGCTGGCCGCCGCTGAACTCGTGCGGGTAGCGGTCGTAGTGCGCCCTTTCGAGCCCCACGCGCTCCAGCAGTTCCGCCACGCGCCCCCGGACGCGCTCCTCGTCGCGTTCGCCGCGCGCGCGGAGCGGGCCGGCGATGGACTCGCCCACGCTGCGGCGGGGGTTGAGCGAGGAGACCGGGTCCTGGAAGACCATCTGGACGGCCGGGTTCACCGCCGTGTGCGGACGGCTCTCGTAGCGGATCTCGCCCGCCGTCGGCTCCAGCAGCCCGACCAGCATCCGGCCGAGCGTGGTCTTGCCGCTGCCGCTCTCGCCGACCACGCCCAGGGTCTCGCCGCGCCGGACGGCCAGCGAGACGTCGTCCACGGCCGCGAACGCCCGCTTGCCGCGCCCGAACTCGCGCCGCACCCCGGTGGCCTCCAGCACGACCTCGTCGCTGGCCCGGGAGCCGCTGCGGCGCGCGTCCACGCGCGGGACGGCGTCGAGGAGTTCGCGGGTGTACGTCTCGGCGGGCGCGGCGAGGACGGTGCCGACGGGGCCGTGCTCGACGGCCCTGCCGTGCCGCATGACGAGGATGTCGTCCACGCTCTCGGCGGCGACGCCCACGTCATGGGTGACGAGCAGCAGGCCCATGCCGGTCTCCTCGCGCAGTGTGTGCAGCAGGTCGAGGATCTGGGCCTGGACGGTGACGTCGAGGGCGGTGGTCGGCTCGTCGGCGATCAGCAGGTCCGGCTCGCAGGCGAGGGCCATGGCGATCAGGGCGCGCTGGCGCATGCCGCCGCTGAACTCGTGCGGCCGGGACCGGGAGCGCCGTACCGCGTCCGGAATTCCAACTCGCTCCAGCACCTCCACGGCACGCGCGCGTGCGGTGCGGCGCGACACGCGCGTGTGCACGCGATGGACCTCGGCGATCTGGTCGCCGATCGCGTAGTACGGGTCGAGCGAGGACAGCGGGTCCTGGAAGACCATGGCGGCCTTGGCGCCGCGCAGCCGCCGCAGTTCCTCGTCGGAGGCGTCCTGGACGTCGGTGCCGGCCACGCGGACCGAGCCGGCGACCCGCGCCCCGGTGCCCCGGTGCAGGCCCAGCAGGGCGCCCGCGACCGTGGACTTGCCGGAGCCGGACTCGCCGACGAGGGCGAGGGCGGCGCCCTTCGCCAGGCTGAAGGACAGCCCGTCCACGGCCCGCAGGGAGCCGAACTCGACGGTCAGGTCCGTCACTTCCACCAGGCTCATGCGAGCACCACCCGTCGGTCGGCCACCGCGTACAGCACATCCGCGACGGCATTGGCGAGGACCACGAAGAAGCCGATGACCAGCACCATGCCGACGACCACCGGCAGGTCCACGACCTTCACCGCGTGCACCAGCTCCTGGCCGACGCCGGGCAGGCCGAAAAGGGTCTCGGTGAGGACGGCACCGCCGACGGCCGAGCCGAAGGTGACGGCGTTGAGCGCGATGACGGACGCGGTCGCGCCGCGCAGCGCGTGCCGGACGATCACCGCGCGTTCGCCGACGCCGTACGCGCGGAAGGTGCGGATGTGGTCCTCGGCGAGGGTCTCCAGCATCGACGCCCGGGTCAGCCGGGCGAAGCCCGCCGCCTCGATGAGGGCGAGGGAGAGCCAGGGCAGCAGCAGGTTCCACGCCCACTGCTCGGGGTCGTCGGTGAAGTTCACGTACTGCGGGAAGGGCAGCAGCTGCAGCTCGCCGCAGACGACGACCATCAGGATCAGGCCGATGACGAAGACGGGCGTGGCCGTGCCCGCCAGCGTGACCGCGGTCAGGGCGCGCTCGCTGAGCCGGCCGCGCCGCCAGGCGGACAGCACACCGGTGCCGACGCCGAGCACCAGCCAGATCACCATCGCGCCGAGCACCAGCGAGAAGCTCACCGGGAGCTTGGTCAGGATGATGTCGGTGACCTGCTGGCCGTTCTGGTACGACTCCCCGAGGCAGGGCGCCGGGCAGTGCTCCACGCCGGTGCCGGTCGAGAAGTCCTGCCCGGCGAGGACGCCCTGCAGGAAATGCCAGTAGCGCACGTACAGCGGGTCGTCGAGGTGCAGTTGCTGGGCGACCTGGTGGACCTGCTCCGGGGAGCAGCGCGGGCCGCAGGTGATCTGGGCGACGTTGCCGGGGGTGACGTAGAAGACGACGTAGATGATCACCGAGAGCACGAACAGGGTGACCACGGCGCCGACGACACGGCGCAGGACGAAGCCCGTGAGGCCGCTCATGCCCGGTCCTCCTTCTTCGGTACGGCCGTCTTCGCTAGGGCCGTCTTCGGTACGGCCGTCCCGGCGCGGGCCTCCCGTTTGCGGCCGGTGCCGACGCGCAGGCGTGAGGCCGCGCGCGGGTCGAGGGCGACGCGGACGCCGTCACCGAGGACGGTCAGCGCGAGCACGGTCACGAACAGGGCGGCGGCGGGCAGCAGCAGGTACTGCGGGGCGGCCTGGTACCAGACGTCGGCGGAGGTGAGCATCTGTCCCCACGAGGGCGTCGGCGGCTTCACACCGACGCCGAGGAAGGACAGGGCCGCCTCGGTGCTGATGTTCGTCGGGATCAGCAGCGCCGAGTACGTGATGACGGGCGCGGCCAGGCCCGGGAGGAGTTCGCGTACCGCGGTGCGCCACGTGCTCCAGCCGCTGAGCCGGGAGGCGGCGACGTAGTCGAGGTTCTTGAGGGTCAGGGTCTGGGCGCGCACCATCTTCGCCGTCGTGCTCCAGCCGGAGACCAGCGAGATGATCAGGGCGACGAGGACGGGCCGCGGGAAGCCGTTCGGGACGACGGCGAGCAGCGCGAGCGCCATGATCATCAGCGGCATCGAGAGGAAGACGTCGGTGATCCGGCTCAGGACCAGGTCGGCCCAGCGGTTGCCCAGGCCGGACGCCACACCCATGGCGGCACCGAGGACCACCTGGAGGATCGTGGCCGCGAGCGCGACCCCCAGCGACACCCGCGCCCCGTAGACGAGCCGGGCGAGCATGTCGCGTCCGGTCTGCGGTTCGACGCCCAGCCAGTGGTCGGCGCTCATTCCGCCGAAGGAGCCGATGGGCACGCCCCCGCGCGCGGAGTCGATCAGCAAGGGGTGGTACGTGGTGGGGTCCTGGCCCTCCAGGGCGGTGAGCAGCGGCGCGCCGAGCGCGACCAGGACGAGCAGCGCGACGACGGCCGCGGCGACCAGGGCGGCGCGCTGCGCCCGCAGCCGCCGCCAGAACTGACGGGCCCCCGAGGCCGCCGGGACGGACGCTTCCGCCCCGGCGGTCTCGACGGCGACAAGTGCCTCGCTCACGACGCTACTTCACCGCGACCTGGGAGATGTCGAGGACACCGGTCCAGTCGCTGATGACGATGTTCTTGACGTCCTTGCCGTACAGGCGCTTGTAGACCGGGTGGAACAGCGGCACGACGAGGGCCTGCGCACCGATCTTCTTGTCCAGTGCACCCCACCGCTTGGCAGCGGCGTCAAGGTCGGTCAACTTGTTGATCGCGTCAATCTCGTCATTGACCGACTTGTCATTGAGCAGGCCCGTGTTGAAGTTCGCGCCGTCCTTGACGATCTGCCGGCCGTCGAAGATCGGGGCGAGGAAGGGACCGCCGGAGGGCCAGTCGGCACCCCAGTGCGCGAGGAAGAAGCCGGGCTCGGTCTTCACGCTGTGGATCGTGTCCCGGTAGTCGTTGTCCTCCAGGCCCTGCAGCTTGACCGTGATGCCGGCCTTCTTGAGCGCGTCCTGGACGGCGGTCGCGATCTCCGGGCTGGTCTCGAAGTCCTTGGCGTTGGAGTGGGTCAGCGTGATGGTGAGCCCGTTCTGGTAACCGGCCTGTGCGAGCAGCTCCTTGGCCTTGGCCGGGTTGCCGGACGCGCCCGCCGGGAACGGGTCGTACGGCGTGTAGCCGAAGGACTTCTGGTCGGGCAGGAAGGTGGTGGCGGGCTCGGCGAGCGCGCTGCCGCCGGCCGCGTTGACCACCGAGGAGCGGTCGACGGCGTACGCGATCGCCTGGCGCACCTTGGGGTTGTCGAACGGCTTCACGGTCGGGTTGAACGCGATGTAGTTCGTGTAGCCGAAGTGGCCGGTGCCCACCCGCGCGGCGAGGTCCTTGTCGCCGCTGACCTTGGCGAGTTCGGCCGGGCCGAGGTTGGTGTCCGTGGTGACGGCCGCGGCGTCCGCTCCCTGAGACGCGGACAGCCGCTGGTTGATCACGGAGGAGTCGAGGCCGGAGCGGACGTCGACGGTGTCCGGGTACGCGTTCCGCTGGTCGTCGGCGGACCAGTACGTGTTGCGCTCCAGCAGCAGGTGCTCGCCGTCGTTCTCGTTCTTGACGACCTTGTAGGGGCCGGAGGAGACCGGGTGCTGCTCGTACTTCGTGCCGGTGTCCTTGCTCTTGGGTACCGGCGTGAACTGCGTCTGCGTGGCGAGGAACGGGAACTCCCCCTCGGGCTTGTCGAGATGGAAGACGATGGTCCGGGCGTCCGGCGTCTCGATCGCCGAGAGCCCCTTCTTGTCCTTGTACGGCCCCTGGTAGCCGGCCGCGCCGACCAGCCAGTCCCGCAGGTAGGGGGCGCCGCCGGACAGCTCAGGGGCGAAGGAGCGCTCGATGCCGTACTTGATGTCGGCCGAGGTGATCGGCGTGCCGTCCTCGTACTTGAGGCCCTTCTTCAGGGTGTACGTCCACACGGTCGCGTCCTTGTTGGGGCGCCCGGTGTCGGTGGCGAGGTCGGGGACGACCTTGGCGCCGGCCGCGCCGTTCTCACGGTTGCGCGTGGTGAGGGTGCGGAAGACCAGCGAGGGGACGTTGCCGCCGCCGGAGGTGTAGAGGCGGGCGGGGTCGAAGTCGGTCTGCGGCTCGGAGTTCAGCACCGTGAGGGTGCCGCCCTTGTGGGGCGTGGAGTCGCCACCGGAGCCCGCATCGCTGTCCTTCGGGCCGCAGGCGGCGGCGCCCGCTGCCACGACCAGGCTGACGGATGCCGCTGCCACGCGGCGCGCTATGACGGACGGTTGACGCATCGGAATGACGACCTCTCGGAGGACTGATCGAGGATTTCTCGAAGAGTGAGACATGCGGACGAGGAGTGAGACGGCTGCGAGCAGACGTCGGCCCCGGCGTCGGGTCGTCGAAAAGCCCGCGACAGAGTCACGGACGCAGAAGGAAAGAAGAATCGCGACGCGAACGCCCGGGAGGCGGCGTCAGCGACAGTGGATGTCGGCCACGCAGATTGCGGTCACGCCGATGAGCGCCAGCTCGATGGCGGCGCTCCCACGGACGGCATGACTAGACCACATGCGCAGAAATATGAACGACCTCGCGGCTCATGTCAATGTGACGTAAGCGCTCCGGAGGCGACTCCTGTCAACTCCCGGGATATGGCCATGGATTGGGCAGACAGTGGATTCCGTCATGGTCGAGGAACTTGGTCTGCTGCTGCATGACGGGGGCGAGTTCGCCGTTCTTCTGGCAGGTCACATGACCGTAGCCCAGCCGGTGGCCGACCTCATGATTGATCAACATCTGCCGGTAGGGGTGGATTTTGTCCCCATATGTCTTGCTGCCCTGAGCCCACCTGTATGCATTGATCATCACTCGCTCGGTGGCGGCCGAGTCGCAGGAGACGTTGTCCTCCGTGGTGTCCAGCCCGGACTTGGCGCACCAGCCGGCGGTCGTGCCGGGGCTGGCCAGGGTGATCACGAAGTCGGGCTTGCCGGAGGAGATCCGCTCGAAGGTACGGGCGCCGCCGTGGGCCCAACTGCGGTCGTCGTTCAGGGTCTTCTGCACGGCTTCGGCGAACAGCGCACCGTCCAGCCCCAGCCCCTGCTCGACGTCCACGCGGTAGGTGTACTTCCGCCCGGTGCCCGGCGCCTTGTCGAACCCGGGCACGGCCTCGAACCGCCCCGGGCCCTTCAGCGTGGCGCTGAGCGGGTACGTCCGGCCCATCGCCTGTTCGTACGTCAGTGCCGCCGCGCTCACCGGGGCCGAGGGCGCCGGCTCCCCCGCAGCGCGAGTGCCACGGGCCTGGTCGGTGGCGGACCGCGACGGTGCGGCGCCGTCGTTGCGCCGCCCCTCGGCCACCTGTCCGGCGACGACCACCGCGAGCACGGTGGTGACGGCGGCCGCCGCGACACCGGTGAAGGCCCGCCCCTTGCCGCCCGAGCGCTGCGCGGGCAGCCCGACGGGAGGCTCCTCACCGCCGTCCCCTGTCGGTGCCGCCTGCGCCGACCCGGCTTCGGTGCCGGCGGGCTGTGCGTCGGTGCGGCGCGGCCCACGCGCGCGGGGGGCGAAGACGTCGACGTCCTCCAGGCCCGCGTCGGCGTCGCCGACATCACCGAAGGCGTCGAGGTACTCCTGCCGGGGCCCGCCCCGCTGCCCCGCCCGCCGCTGCCGCGGAAGCACGACACCGGGACCACCACCGGCCCCGGCCCGCCCGGCGAACTCCCCCCAGCCTCCGCCGCGTTCGCGCTGCTCGGGATGCCCACCACGCACGGGGTCACCCTCACGGAAATGGGGCACACCGTGGGCGGGAGTGCCGTCGGGAAGCGTCGGCACCCCACGCGCGGGCGTCCCGTCGGGAAAACGGGGCACACCGCGCGCGGGAGTACCGCCGGCGAAGCCCGGCACGCCGTGGGCGGGAGTGCCATCGGGGAACCGCGGCACCCCACGCGCAGGCGTCCCGTCGGGAAGCCGGGGCATGCCGTGCGCGGGCGTCCCGTCCGGAGGCCTGCGCATGCCCTGCGCCGCTCGTTCTGCTTGCTTTGCCCGCTCTGCCCGCTCTGCCCGGTCCGCTTGTTGCGCGCGCCCGCCGGCTATGTCCGCGGGCTCGTCCTTGGGGGCCGGTCCGCGGCGGCTGTGGCGTCCCACGCGGGCCTCAGCTCCCCGCGCCCGGGACGGTCACGTCGTCCGCGCCGGACGTGTGCACGGCGCCGGTGCCGCACTCCGCGGTGTCGGCCAGCAGTTCCTGGAACGCCGCGGCCACCACCTCCGGGTACTCCATCATCGCCACGTGCCCGGCGTCCGGCAGGGACACCAGGCGGGAGTCGCGGAAGGAGCGGGCGGCCTTGCGGGCCATACGGTAGGCGACGAGCTGGTCGCGGCCGCCGTAGATGAGCAGGGTCGGCGCGAGCACGCGCTCGGCCTGGCGCCACAGTCCGTGCTGCCCGCCGAGCGTGTAGGCGTTGACGATCCCGCGCGCGGAGCGGGCCATCGCGTCCCAGAAGTACGGCAGCTGCAACCGCCGCTCCAGTTCCTCGACGGCGTACTGGAAGGCCTCCGACGACACGCGCGCGGGGTCGCCGTAGCACAGGGCCATGACCCCGCGCACCCGCTGCTCGGCCGTCCACTCCTTGGTCAGGCGGGTGAACAGGGCCGCGATACCCGGCACACCGAGCAGCGCGGTCGGCGCCGCCGTGCGCTGGATGCGCAGCTCAGGCAGGGCGGGCGAGATGAGCGTGAGCGTACGGACGAGATCGGGGCGTACGGCGGCCACGCGCGTGGTGACCGCGCCGCCCAGCGAGTTGCCGAAGAGGTGGACCGGGCCACGGCCGGCCACGTCGAGATAGCGGATCACCGCGCGCGCGTGCCCGGTGACGGAGTAGTCGCCGTCGTCCGGGGGCGGGGAGTCGCCGAAGCCCGGCAGGTCGAGCGCCTCGCTGTCGACGACGCCGTCCAGCCCGGCCATCAGCTCCGACCAGTTCTGCGAGGAACCGCCGAGCCCGTGGACGTACAGCGCGGGCGGCAGGCCCTCGCGCGCGGTACGACGGGAACGGATCGACAAGGTGACGCCGGGCAGGCCCACGGACCGCAGCCGCTCGCCTTCGCCGACCCGTACGGGCGCCACCTTCGGAAGCACGCTGGCGGCCGGCACGGACGGCGACTCGGTCGAAGACATGCGGCAATGTTACGAGGTGATCACGCAGAGGTTCATGTGTTCGCTGTCACAGCGTGAGTTCGGCGTCACGGCATGGGCCGTACGTGTCCGGTGAACCGCGCGGCTGAACCGCGCGGCGAACGGCCGTCACGGCATGGCGTCCGGATCGGCTCTCTCCTAGGCTCGTACACAGGGCACCCGCATGTGGCCCCTGCTGCTTCCGGGGACGTTCGTAGGAAGGGAGCCCACCATGGCCTATGACCCCATGGAGCCCGACGAGACCGACGAGACCGACGACCTGGAGGCCGCCGGCGCGGCCGAGCAGACTGATGTGGAGGCCCCCGAGGTGGACGCCGACGAGCAACGCACGGACACTCCGCCGGACCGCGAGGACCCCTTGACCGAAGTGGACCCGGACCGGGCCGCCAACGAGGCCGATCAGCTGGAACAGGCGCATGTGGTCGCACTCGACGAGGACGACTACCGCTGACCCCGGCGGACCGCTCCGCTCCCCCGGCGGGCTCCTGCGGCCGCACAAGAAGCTGCTCAGGGGCCGATCGCGGCTTTCGTCACCGTCCGGTACGTGAAATTCTGCGCTCGCACCGCGCACACCACGGTTACCGAAAAGTACGATGGCCGCGCGGCCGACACCGCATGTGGACGACTTTGGGAGGCGGCGTGACAGCCATCGAGCAAACTGAGGCGGCACGCCCACGCGGCACCCGTCTGCCGCGCCGAGCCCGGCGGAACCAGTTGCTGGGCGCCGCCCAGGAGGTCTTCGTCGCGCAGGGCTACCACGCGGCGGCGATGGACGACATCGCCGAGCGGGCCGGTGTGAGCAAGCCGGTGCTCTACCAGCACTTCCCGGGCAAGCTCGACCTGTACCTCGCCCTGCTGGACCAGCACTGCGAGTCACTGATCCAGTCCGTGCGCACCGCGCTCGCT comes from Streptomyces sp. FXJ1.172 and encodes:
- a CDS encoding ABC transporter permease; protein product: MSEALVAVETAGAEASVPAASGARQFWRRLRAQRAALVAAAVVALLVLVALGAPLLTALEGQDPTTYHPLLIDSARGGVPIGSFGGMSADHWLGVEPQTGRDMLARLVYGARVSLGVALAATILQVVLGAAMGVASGLGNRWADLVLSRITDVFLSMPLMIMALALLAVVPNGFPRPVLVALIISLVSGWSTTAKMVRAQTLTLKNLDYVAASRLSGWSTWRTAVRELLPGLAAPVITYSALLIPTNISTEAALSFLGVGVKPPTPSWGQMLTSADVWYQAAPQYLLLPAAALFVTVLALTVLGDGVRVALDPRAASRLRVGTGRKREARAGTAVPKTALAKTAVPKKEDRA
- a CDS encoding ABC transporter permease gives rise to the protein MSGLTGFVLRRVVGAVVTLFVLSVIIYVVFYVTPGNVAQITCGPRCSPEQVHQVAQQLHLDDPLYVRYWHFLQGVLAGQDFSTGTGVEHCPAPCLGESYQNGQQVTDIILTKLPVSFSLVLGAMVIWLVLGVGTGVLSAWRRGRLSERALTAVTLAGTATPVFVIGLILMVVVCGELQLLPFPQYVNFTDDPEQWAWNLLLPWLSLALIEAAGFARLTRASMLETLAEDHIRTFRAYGVGERAVIVRHALRGATASVIALNAVTFGSAVGGAVLTETLFGLPGVGQELVHAVKVVDLPVVVGMVLVIGFFVVLANAVADVLYAVADRRVVLA
- a CDS encoding DUF3152 domain-containing protein, translated to MGRHSRRGPAPKDEPADIAGGRAQQADRAERAERAKQAERAAQGMRRPPDGTPAHGMPRLPDGTPARGVPRFPDGTPAHGVPGFAGGTPARGVPRFPDGTPARGVPTLPDGTPAHGVPHFREGDPVRGGHPEQRERGGGWGEFAGRAGAGGGPGVVLPRQRRAGQRGGPRQEYLDAFGDVGDADAGLEDVDVFAPRARGPRRTDAQPAGTEAGSAQAAPTGDGGEEPPVGLPAQRSGGKGRAFTGVAAAAVTTVLAVVVAGQVAEGRRNDGAAPSRSATDQARGTRAAGEPAPSAPVSAAALTYEQAMGRTYPLSATLKGPGRFEAVPGFDKAPGTGRKYTYRVDVEQGLGLDGALFAEAVQKTLNDDRSWAHGGARTFERISSGKPDFVITLASPGTTAGWCAKSGLDTTEDNVSCDSAATERVMINAYRWAQGSKTYGDKIHPYRQMLINHEVGHRLGYGHVTCQKNGELAPVMQQQTKFLDHDGIHCLPNPWPYPGS
- a CDS encoding glycosyltransferase, with the protein product MSGDAGLWCDRLVRGLEQHEFDIYALSRSRRQEEEGWVPLPPQVSRVRTAPLWTAGDDATGYGRRARRRFTECYGELVAAVCAGAAQGIGSARDGASGDGAGAGSADLADRFGSALYGLAELAREKGGLAGALRSDAAVRALERACRAPGALRTAHEARVPDLLTVTAHLERTLRPLSLDWYGDDGLGAADLSHATAGGPAALPGLLARHFCGVPLLVTEYGVQLRSHYLALGPDAAAPAVRALLAAFHGRLAAEVYRRAEILTPGNAHARRWQERCGADRARIRTVHPGMDAARFAEVGESPDRADPDTLVWVGRVEPAKDLISLLHAFAEVRKEEPKARLRIVGAPFGPEGAAYLGHCRALAAQLFPDEADGAHAVGDNPVSFEEIGGPEAPALPDAYAAGAVVVLSSVVEGFPIGLVEAMLCGRATVSTDVGAVVEVIGGTGLVVPPRNPRALAEACVALLHDPERRERLGAAARARALELFTVEQNVSAFHSIYLQIVSHCPVRRVVLDAAGEPLPFAAPAESRVPGRWTGPTARVLPRTVPGWATTAPVRATPLAAAEGA
- a CDS encoding alpha/beta fold hydrolase, translating into MSSTESPSVPAASVLPKVAPVRVGEGERLRSVGLPGVTLSIRSRRTAREGLPPALYVHGLGGSSQNWSELMAGLDGVVDSEALDLPGFGDSPPPDDGDYSVTGHARAVIRYLDVAGRGPVHLFGNSLGGAVTTRVAAVRPDLVRTLTLISPALPELRIQRTAAPTALLGVPGIAALFTRLTKEWTAEQRVRGVMALCYGDPARVSSEAFQYAVEELERRLQLPYFWDAMARSARGIVNAYTLGGQHGLWRQAERVLAPTLLIYGGRDQLVAYRMARKAARSFRDSRLVSLPDAGHVAMMEYPEVVAAAFQELLADTAECGTGAVHTSGADDVTVPGAGS
- a CDS encoding ABC transporter substrate-binding protein, with translation MRQPSVIARRVAAASVSLVVAAGAAACGPKDSDAGSGGDSTPHKGGTLTVLNSEPQTDFDPARLYTSGGGNVPSLVFRTLTTRNRENGAAGAKVVPDLATDTGRPNKDATVWTYTLKKGLKYEDGTPITSADIKYGIERSFAPELSGGAPYLRDWLVGAAGYQGPYKDKKGLSAIETPDARTIVFHLDKPEGEFPFLATQTQFTPVPKSKDTGTKYEQHPVSSGPYKVVKNENDGEHLLLERNTYWSADDQRNAYPDTVDVRSGLDSSVINQRLSASQGADAAAVTTDTNLGPAELAKVSGDKDLAARVGTGHFGYTNYIAFNPTVKPFDNPKVRQAIAYAVDRSSVVNAAGGSALAEPATTFLPDQKSFGYTPYDPFPAGASGNPAKAKELLAQAGYQNGLTITLTHSNAKDFETSPEIATAVQDALKKAGITVKLQGLEDNDYRDTIHSVKTEPGFFLAHWGADWPSGGPFLAPIFDGRQIVKDGANFNTGLLNDKSVNDEIDAINKLTDLDAAAKRWGALDKKIGAQALVVPLFHPVYKRLYGKDVKNIVISDWTGVLDISQVAVK
- a CDS encoding Ms4533A family Cys-rich leader peptide; translated protein: MWSSHAVRGSAAIELALIGVTAICVADIHCR
- a CDS encoding dipeptide ABC transporter ATP-binding protein, with product MSLVEVTDLTVEFGSLRAVDGLSFSLAKGAALALVGESGSGKSTVAGALLGLHRGTGARVAGSVRVAGTDVQDASDEELRRLRGAKAAMVFQDPLSSLDPYYAIGDQIAEVHRVHTRVSRRTARARAVEVLERVGIPDAVRRSRSRPHEFSGGMRQRALIAMALACEPDLLIADEPTTALDVTVQAQILDLLHTLREETGMGLLLVTHDVGVAAESVDDILVMRHGRAVEHGPVGTVLAAPAETYTRELLDAVPRVDARRSGSRASDEVVLEATGVRREFGRGKRAFAAVDDVSLAVRRGETLGVVGESGSGKTTLGRMLVGLLEPTAGEIRYESRPHTAVNPAVQMVFQDPVSSLNPRRSVGESIAGPLRARGERDEERVRGRVAELLERVGLERAHYDRYPHEFSGGQRQRIGIARALAAEPRVIVCDEPVSALDVTTQAQVVGLLGELQRELGLALVFIAHDLAVVRQVSDRVAVMRRGRVVEYGPADEVYDSPREPYTRQLLAAVPALDPELAARRRAARREPAVA